Sequence from the Pseudomonas frederiksbergensis genome:
GTCACCTCGCCGACCTTGGCGTCGAACGACAGGCCGCGCAGGATGTGGCTACCGCCGTAGTACTGGTGCAGCTTGTCGACTTGCAACATGTCCTGAATCCCCCTCAAGGCCCCTGTGGGAGCGAGCAAGCCAGCTCCCACAGGGAATGTGTTTGCAGATCTAGCGACCGAGGTACACCTCGATGACCCGCTCATTGTCCTGCACCTGTTCCAGCGACCCTTCGGCCAGCACGCTGCCTTGGTGCAGCACGGTGACGTGGTCGGCAATCGCCCCGACGAAGCCCATGTCGTGTTCCACCACCATCAGCGAGTGCTTGCCCGCCAGGGTCTTGAACAGCTCCGCAGTGAAGTCGGTCTCGGCGTCGGTCATGCCGGCCACCGGCTCGTCGAGCAGCAGCAATTGCGGGTCCTGGACCAGCAGCATGCCGATCTCCAGGAACTGCTTCTGGCCGTGGGACAGCAACCCTGCGGCGCGGTTGACCGAGGTGGTGAGACGGATGGTCTCGAGCACTTCGTCGATGCGCTCGTGCTGTTCGCCGGTCAGTTTCGCCCGCAGGCTGGCCCACACCGATTTGTCGGTCTTGAGCGCCAGCTCCAGGTTCTCGAACACGCTCAGGGCTTCGAACACTGTCGGCTTCTGGAACTTGCGTCCGATGCCGGCCTGGGCGATCTGCACTTCGCTCATGGTCGTCAGGTCCAGGGTCTCGCCGAACCAGGCCTTGCCGTGGTTGGGGCGGGTCTTGCCGGTGATGACATCCATCAGCGTGGTCTTGCCCGCGCCGTTGGGGCCGATGATGCAGCGCAATTCGCCGACGCCGATGTACAGGTTCAAATTGTTCAAGGCCTTGAAGCCATCGAAGCTGACGCTGATGTCTTCCAGGGTCAGGATCGTGCCGTGACGGGTGTTCAGGCCAACGCCGGCGGCCTGGCCGAGGCCGATGGCGTCGCGGCTGCTGCCTTCATCCTTATTGGGTTCAATGATCGGTTCGAGCATGAAATCCGCCGTGGGTGTGATGCGCATCATTCGCTCCTTTTCTTCAACAGCCCGATCACGCCCTTGGGCAGATACAGGGTCACGACGATGAACAACGCGCCGAGGAAGAACAACCAATATTCAGGAAACGCCACGGTGAACCAGCTCTTCATGCCGTTCACCACGCCCGCGCCGAGCAATGGCCCGATCAGCGTTCCCCGCCCGCCGAGGGCCACCCACACGGCAGCCTCGATGGAGTTGGTCGGCGACATTTCGCTGGGGTTGATGATGCCCACCAGGGGCACGTACAACGCCCCGGCCAGGCCGCACAACACCGCGCTCAACACCCAGACGAACAGCTTGAAACCACGGGGATCGTAACCGCAGAACATCAGGCGGTTTTCCGCGTCGCGCAGGGCGGTCAGCACCCGGCCGAATTTGCTGCGGGCCAGGCGCCAGCCAATGAACAGGCTCGCCACCAGCAGCAACACCGTGGCGAAAAACAACACCGCCCGGGTGCCCGGTTCGGTGATGCCAAAACCCAGGATCGAACGGAAATTGGTAAAGCCGTTGTTGCCGCCAAACCCGGTTTCGTTGCGGAAAAACAGCAGCATTCCGGCGAAAGTCAGGGCCTGGGTCATGATCGAGAAATACACGCCCTTGATCCGCGAGCGGAAGGCGAAGAAGCCGAACACCAGCGCCAGCAAACCCGGCGCCAGCACCACCAGGCACATCGCCCAGAGGAAGCTGTCGGTGCCGGTCCAGTACCAGGGCAGCTCGGTCCACGACAAGAACGTCATGAACGCCGGCAAGCCATCGCCGGCGGCCTGGCGCATCAGGTACATGCCCATGGCGTAGCCGCCCAGGGCGAAGAACAGGCCGTGGCCCAGGGACAACAAGCCGGCGTAGCCCCAGACCAAGTCCAGCGCCAGGGCGACGATGGCATAGCACAGAATCTTGCCCACCAGGGTCAGGGTGTACGCGGAGACGTGCAGCGGGTTGTCCACCGCCAGCAGTGACAGCAGCGGCAGGCTCAACAGCACGGCGAGAATCAGTGCGCCGACGGCGAGGGTGACTTTGGGGCCGGCCTTTTGCGTGGCCGTGAGCATCAGGGGCTGGTTCATCAGTCGATTACCCGTCCTTTGAGCGCGAAGAGGCCTTGCGGACGCTTCTGGATGAACAGAATGATCAGCGCGAGGATCAGGATCTTGCCGAGCACGGCGCCGATCTGCGGTTCGAGGATCTTGTTGGCGATGCCCAGGCCGAACGCGGCGAACACACTGCCGGCCAACTGGCCGACGCCGCCGAGCACCACCACCAGGAACGAGTCGATGATGTAGCTCTGGCCCAGGTCCGGGCCGACGTTGCCGATCTGGCTCAGGGCCACGCCACCGAGCCCGGCGATGCCCGAGCCGAGGCCGAAGGCGAGCATGTCCACGCGCCCGGTGGGCACGCCGCAGCAAGCGGCCATGTTGCGATTCTGCGTTACCGCGCGCACGTTCAGGCCCAGGCGCGTCCTGTTCAGCAGCAGCCAAGTCAACACCACCACGAACAGGGCGAAGGCGATGATCACGATGCGGTTGTACGGCAGCACCAGGTTCGGCAACACCTGGATCCCGCCCGACAGCCAGGCCGGGTTGGCGACTTCGACGTTCTGCGCGCCGAACACCAGGCGCACCAGTTGGATCAGCATCAGGCTGATGCCCCAGGTGGCGAGCAGGGTTTCCAGCGGCCGCCCGTAGAGGTGACGGATCACCGTGCGCTCCAGGGCCATGCCGATGGCGGCGGTGATGAAAAACGCTACTGGCAAGGCGATCAGCGGATAGAACTCGATGGCATTCGGGGCGAAGCGCTGGAACAGCATCTGCACCACGTAGGTGGAGTAGGCGCCGAGCATGAGCATCTCGCCGTGGGCCATGTTGATCACCCCCAGCAGGCCGAAGGTGATTGCCAGGCCGAGGGCGGCGAGCAGCAGGATCGAGCCCAGGGACATGCCGCTGAAGGCCTGGCCCAGCAACTCGCCCACCAGGAGCTTGCGCTTGACCTGGCCGAGGCTGGTTTCGGCGGCGGTGCGCACGGCGGCATCGGTTTCGACGCCGGGTTCAAGCAGGCCTTCCAGGCGAGTGCGGGCCAGCGGGTCGCCGGTTTCCCCCAGCAGGCGGACGGCGGCGAGGCGCACGCTCGGGTTGGTGTCCACCAGTTGCAGGTTCGCCAGGGCCAAGCTCAGGGCGGCGTGTACGTCTTCGTCCTGTTCACCGGCCAGTTGTCGATCGAGGAAAGCCAGTTGCGCCGGGCGAGCACTTTTTTGCAATTGCTGCGCGGCGGCCAGGCGTACGCGGGCGTCGACAGCGAGTAATTGGTGACTGGCGAGCGCGGTTTCGATCAGACCGCGCAAGCGGTTGTTCAAACGCAGGGTTTTGGGTTGGCCGTCGACGGTCAACTGGCCTTGTTGCAAGGCGTTGATCAGTTCGACGCGCCCAGGCTCCGGCTGCGCGGCCCAGGCTTCCAAAAGCTTGGCCTGCTGGGTCGGGTTGGCGGCGACGAAGTCTTCGGCGTCGCCGGCGTGTGAGGCCAACGGCA
This genomic interval carries:
- the urtD gene encoding urea ABC transporter ATP-binding protein UrtD encodes the protein MRITPTADFMLEPIIEPNKDEGSSRDAIGLGQAAGVGLNTRHGTILTLEDISVSFDGFKALNNLNLYIGVGELRCIIGPNGAGKTTLMDVITGKTRPNHGKAWFGETLDLTTMSEVQIAQAGIGRKFQKPTVFEALSVFENLELALKTDKSVWASLRAKLTGEQHERIDEVLETIRLTTSVNRAAGLLSHGQKQFLEIGMLLVQDPQLLLLDEPVAGMTDAETDFTAELFKTLAGKHSLMVVEHDMGFVGAIADHVTVLHQGSVLAEGSLEQVQDNERVIEVYLGR
- the urtC gene encoding urea ABC transporter permease subunit UrtC — protein: MNQPLMLTATQKAGPKVTLAVGALILAVLLSLPLLSLLAVDNPLHVSAYTLTLVGKILCYAIVALALDLVWGYAGLLSLGHGLFFALGGYAMGMYLMRQAAGDGLPAFMTFLSWTELPWYWTGTDSFLWAMCLVVLAPGLLALVFGFFAFRSRIKGVYFSIMTQALTFAGMLLFFRNETGFGGNNGFTNFRSILGFGITEPGTRAVLFFATVLLLVASLFIGWRLARSKFGRVLTALRDAENRLMFCGYDPRGFKLFVWVLSAVLCGLAGALYVPLVGIINPSEMSPTNSIEAAVWVALGGRGTLIGPLLGAGVVNGMKSWFTVAFPEYWLFFLGALFIVVTLYLPKGVIGLLKKRSE
- the urtB gene encoding urea ABC transporter permease subunit UrtB, whose translation is MPTALHRLILAIVLLLPLASHAGDAEDFVAANPTQQAKLLEAWAAQPEPGRVELINALQQGQLTVDGQPKTLRLNNRLRGLIETALASHQLLAVDARVRLAAAQQLQKSARPAQLAFLDRQLAGEQDEDVHAALSLALANLQLVDTNPSVRLAAVRLLGETGDPLARTRLEGLLEPGVETDAAVRTAAETSLGQVKRKLLVGELLGQAFSGMSLGSILLLAALGLAITFGLLGVINMAHGEMLMLGAYSTYVVQMLFQRFAPNAIEFYPLIALPVAFFITAAIGMALERTVIRHLYGRPLETLLATWGISLMLIQLVRLVFGAQNVEVANPAWLSGGIQVLPNLVLPYNRIVIIAFALFVVVLTWLLLNRTRLGLNVRAVTQNRNMAACCGVPTGRVDMLAFGLGSGIAGLGGVALSQIGNVGPDLGQSYIIDSFLVVVLGGVGQLAGSVFAAFGLGIANKILEPQIGAVLGKILILALIILFIQKRPQGLFALKGRVID